From Pseudomonas hefeiensis, one genomic window encodes:
- a CDS encoding NAD(+) kinase, translated as MEQFRNIGIIGRLGSSQVLDTVRRLKRFLLERHLHVILEDTIAEVLPGHGLQTSSRKMLGEVCDMVIVVGGDGSLLGAARALARHNIPVLGINRGSLGFLTDIRPDELETKVAEVLDGHYLVENLFLLQAEVRRHAEAIGQGDALNDVVLHPGKSTRMIEFELYIDGQFVCSQKADGLIVATPTGSTAYALSAGGPIMHPKLDAIVIVPMYPHTLSGRPIVVDGNSELKIVVSKDMQIYPQVSCDGQNHFTCAPGDTITVSKKAQKLRLIHPLDHNYYEVCRTKLGWGSRLGGGGD; from the coding sequence ATGGAGCAATTTCGCAATATCGGCATCATCGGTCGCCTGGGCAGTTCGCAGGTGCTGGACACCGTTCGCCGGCTCAAACGTTTCCTCCTGGAACGGCACCTGCACGTGATCCTCGAAGATACCATCGCCGAAGTCTTGCCCGGCCACGGCCTGCAGACTTCGTCGCGCAAGATGCTCGGTGAAGTCTGTGACATGGTGATCGTGGTCGGCGGCGATGGCAGTCTGCTGGGGGCCGCCCGAGCCCTGGCGCGCCACAACATTCCGGTGCTGGGCATCAACCGGGGCAGCCTGGGGTTCCTGACCGATATCCGCCCCGACGAACTGGAAACCAAGGTGGCCGAAGTGCTGGATGGCCACTATCTGGTGGAGAACCTTTTCCTGTTGCAAGCCGAGGTGCGCCGTCACGCCGAGGCCATCGGCCAGGGCGATGCCCTCAACGATGTGGTACTGCACCCCGGCAAATCCACGCGCATGATCGAATTCGAGCTGTACATCGACGGCCAGTTCGTCTGCAGCCAGAAAGCCGACGGCCTGATCGTCGCCACGCCCACCGGCTCCACGGCCTATGCGCTTTCCGCCGGTGGCCCGATCATGCATCCCAAGCTCGACGCTATTGTGATTGTGCCGATGTACCCCCATACCTTGTCTGGGCGACCCATTGTGGTCGATGGCAACAGTGAGCTGAAAATCGTCGTGTCCAAGGATATGCAGATCTACCCGCAAGTGTCCTGTGACGGCCAGAACCATTTCACCTGCGCGCCGGGTGACACCATCACCGTCAGCAAAAAGGCGCAGAAGCTGCGCCTGATTCACCCGCTGGATCACAATTACTACGAAGTCTGCCGGACCAAGCTCGGTTGGGGCAGTCGGTTGGGGGGTGGAGGCGACTGA
- a CDS encoding metallophosphoesterase codes for MMLDPARSYDLIGDVHGCALTLERLLDRLGYHKQGGVWRHPSRMAVFLGDIIDRGPRIREALHIVHDMVVAGQALCIMGNHEFNALGWSTPALPGSGQRYVRERTPRHARLLNETLTQFEQHPGDWHDFLKWFYELPLFVDAQRFRVVHACWDNGLIEPLRSLFPNGCIDEHFLQASAEPGSFACTVFDRLLRGTDMRLPHGLTLTGGDGLTRSFFRTKFWEDDPQTYGDIVFQPDALPDPVARTPLSRDEKNNLLRYGVHEPLLFVGHYWRSGKPAPIRSNLACLDYSAVLYGKLVAYRLDAETRLDPHKFVWVDVERPEELR; via the coding sequence CTGATGCTCGATCCTGCGCGCAGTTACGACCTGATCGGCGACGTGCACGGATGCGCCCTGACCCTGGAACGCCTGCTGGACCGCCTCGGTTATCACAAGCAGGGCGGCGTCTGGCGACACCCGTCGCGCATGGCCGTGTTCCTGGGGGACATCATTGACCGTGGCCCGCGGATCCGCGAAGCCCTGCACATCGTCCACGACATGGTGGTGGCCGGCCAAGCGCTGTGCATCATGGGCAACCACGAGTTCAACGCCTTGGGCTGGAGCACGCCGGCATTGCCGGGCAGCGGCCAGCGCTACGTGCGCGAACGCACCCCGCGCCATGCCCGTCTGCTCAACGAAACCCTGACCCAGTTCGAGCAGCATCCTGGCGATTGGCATGACTTTCTCAAGTGGTTTTACGAGTTGCCGCTGTTTGTTGATGCTCAGCGTTTTCGGGTGGTACATGCCTGCTGGGACAACGGTCTGATCGAGCCGCTGCGGAGCTTGTTCCCTAACGGGTGTATCGACGAGCATTTCCTCCAGGCCTCGGCGGAGCCGGGCAGTTTCGCCTGTACGGTGTTCGATCGCTTGCTGCGTGGCACCGACATGCGCTTGCCCCATGGTCTGACCCTCACCGGCGGCGACGGGCTGACCCGTTCGTTCTTTCGCACCAAATTTTGGGAAGACGATCCACAGACCTACGGTGACATTGTGTTCCAGCCTGATGCTTTGCCTGACCCGGTGGCCCGCACGCCGCTGTCGCGGGATGAAAAAAACAACCTGCTGCGCTATGGCGTTCATGAGCCACTGCTGTTCGTCGGTCATTACTGGCGCAGCGGCAAACCCGCGCCGATCCGCTCGAACCTGGCCTGCCTGGATTACAGTGCGGTGCTTTACGGAAAACTGGTGGCCTATCGTCTCGACGCAGAGACCCGACTGGACCCGCATAAATTTGTCTGGGTCGATGTCGAGCGGCCGGAGGAACTGCGATGA
- a CDS encoding rhomboid family intramembrane serine protease: MSVVAVLRLPLAEDLSGFVKLLQRMQVPHRVSEEAGEQVLWVPNEISEDVRSLYARFPSGDPEQQLELPGTGSTSPRPGFVQQLTRSPVTALVLLLSLIDGAVTLLGENLETLRWLTFLEFRVVGDYIHFTPLADSLAAGQWWRLVTPMLIHFGFLHIAMNGMWYWELGRRIEARQGGINLLGLTLLFSLVSNFAQYFFSGPTLFGGLSGVLYGLLGHCWIYQLLAPNPTYRLPRGVLVMMLVWLVLCLSGLISLIGFGEIANAAHVGGLLIGCFTGLLGGLFARRKMTL, from the coding sequence ATGAGCGTCGTGGCGGTCTTGCGCTTGCCCTTGGCCGAGGATTTGAGCGGCTTCGTCAAATTGCTGCAACGCATGCAGGTGCCCCATCGGGTCAGCGAGGAGGCGGGCGAGCAGGTGCTCTGGGTGCCGAATGAAATCAGCGAAGACGTGCGCTCGTTGTACGCGCGCTTCCCGAGCGGCGATCCCGAGCAACAGTTGGAGTTGCCAGGCACCGGCAGCACGTCGCCACGGCCTGGTTTTGTCCAGCAATTGACCCGCAGTCCGGTCACCGCCCTGGTGTTGCTGCTGAGCCTGATCGACGGCGCCGTGACTCTGCTGGGGGAGAATCTTGAAACCCTGCGTTGGCTGACTTTCCTGGAGTTTCGCGTTGTCGGCGACTATATCCATTTCACGCCCCTGGCCGACAGCCTGGCGGCGGGGCAGTGGTGGCGCCTGGTGACGCCGATGCTGATCCACTTCGGCTTCCTGCACATCGCCATGAATGGCATGTGGTATTGGGAGCTGGGGCGACGGATCGAAGCGCGCCAGGGCGGCATCAACCTGCTGGGGCTGACGCTGCTATTCAGTCTCGTGTCCAACTTCGCCCAATATTTCTTCAGCGGCCCGACCTTGTTCGGTGGGTTGTCCGGCGTGCTGTATGGCCTGCTGGGGCATTGCTGGATCTATCAACTACTGGCACCGAACCCGACCTATCGCCTGCCCCGTGGGGTGCTGGTGATGATGCTGGTGTGGTTGGTGCTGTGCCTGTCCGGGCTGATCTCGCTGATCGGTTTCGGCGAAATCGCCAATGCGGCCCACGTCGGCGGGCTGCTCATCGGTTGCTTCACAGGTTTGTTGGGCGGGCTGTTCGCTCGTCGTAAAATGACCCTTTGA
- a CDS encoding YeaC family protein — protein sequence MSSFNEMIKNITPDIYQSLKLAVEIGKWADGNKLTAEQRELSLQAMIAWEMQNLPEEERTGYMGPQECQSKATEVPNILFKSDAIH from the coding sequence ATGTCCTCGTTCAACGAAATGATCAAAAACATCACCCCTGACATCTACCAGAGCCTGAAACTGGCGGTGGAAATCGGTAAATGGGCCGATGGCAACAAGCTCACCGCCGAACAGCGCGAGTTGTCGCTGCAGGCGATGATCGCCTGGGAGATGCAGAACCTGCCCGAAGAAGAACGCACCGGCTACATGGGCCCGCAGGAGTGCCAGTCGAAGGCCACAGAAGTGCCGAATATCCTGTTCAAGTCGGATGCCATCCATTGA
- a CDS encoding DUF2797 domain-containing protein: MIEIGRGAISKMSARLDGPTVQYAFRLGDVEVPVNPLIGSTVRLEFLGAIHCSHCGRRTKTSFSQGYCYPCMTKLAQCDLCIMSPERCHFDAGTCRDPAWGEQFCMTDHVVYLANSSGVKVGITRATQLPTRWLDQGASQALPILRVATRQQSGFVEDLFRSQVADKTNWRALLKGDAVAVDLPQIRDSLFESCAEGLQGLQERFGLQAIQTIADVEPIEIRYPVEQYPAKIVSFNLDKNPIAEGTLLGIKGQYLIFDTGVINIRKYTAYQLAVHQ; this comes from the coding sequence TTGATCGAGATTGGCCGCGGTGCAATCAGCAAGATGTCGGCACGCCTTGACGGGCCGACTGTTCAATATGCCTTTCGCCTGGGCGATGTCGAGGTGCCGGTCAATCCGTTGATCGGCAGCACGGTGCGTCTGGAGTTTCTCGGTGCAATCCACTGCAGCCATTGCGGGCGCAGGACCAAGACCAGCTTCAGCCAGGGTTATTGCTACCCCTGCATGACCAAGTTGGCCCAATGCGACCTGTGCATCATGAGCCCCGAGCGCTGCCATTTCGACGCGGGCACCTGTCGCGATCCGGCCTGGGGCGAACAGTTCTGCATGACCGATCATGTGGTGTACCTGGCCAATTCCTCGGGTGTGAAAGTTGGCATCACCCGCGCCACGCAACTGCCGACCCGCTGGCTGGATCAGGGCGCCAGTCAGGCGCTGCCGATCCTGCGGGTTGCCACTCGCCAGCAATCGGGATTTGTCGAAGACCTGTTCCGTAGCCAGGTGGCGGACAAGACCAACTGGCGCGCATTGCTCAAGGGCGACGCAGTGGCGGTGGACCTGCCGCAGATCCGCGATTCGCTGTTCGAAAGCTGCGCCGAGGGTCTGCAAGGCTTGCAGGAACGATTCGGCCTGCAGGCGATCCAGACCATAGCGGACGTCGAGCCCATCGAGATCCGTTATCCGGTGGAGCAATACCCGGCCAAGATCGTCAGCTTCAACCTGGACAAGAACCCGATTGCCGAAGGCACGCTGCTGGGGATCAAGGGCCAATACCTGATTTTCGACACTGGCGTGATCAATATTCGTAAATACACGGCTTATCAGCTCGCCGTGCATCAGTAG
- the pepN gene encoding aminopeptidase N: MRTEQPKMIYLKDYQAPEYLIDETHLTFELFEDHSLVHAQLVMRRNPERGAGLPPLVLDGQHLELLSIKLDDTDLNPLDYQLDGSHLTLQPKAPAFTVDTTVRIHPETNTALEGLYKSGSMFCTQCEAEGFRKITYYLDRPDVMSTFTTTVVAEQHSYPVLLSNGNPIASGPGEDGRHWATWEDPFKKPAYLFALVAGDLWCVEDTFTTMTERTVALRIYVEPENIDKCQHAMTSLKKSMRWDEEVYGREYDLDIFMIVAVNDFNMGAMENKGLNIFNSSAVLARAETATDAAHQRVEAIVAHEYFHNWSGNRVTCRDWFQLSLKEGFTVFRDAGFSADMNSATVKRIQDVAYLRTHQFAEDAGPMAHPVRPDSFIEISNFYTLTVYEKGSEVVGMIHTLLGAEGFRKGSDLYFERHDGQAVTCDDFIKAMEDANGVDLTQFKRWYSQAGTPRLAVSESYDAAARTYSLTFSQSCPPTPDKMEKLPFVIPVELGLLDSKGNEISLRLAGEAAANGTSRVISVTEAEQTFTFVDIAEKPLPSLLRGFSAPVKLSFPYDRDHLMFLMQHDSDGFNRWDAGQQLSVQVLQDLIAQHQKGENLVLDPRLVSALRSVLSDESLDQAMVAEMLSLPSEAYLTEISEVADVEAIHAAREFARQQLADNLFEALWLRYEANRDLSKRTPYVAEAEHFARRALQNIALSYLMLTDKPEVLSATLEQFDSADNMTERLTALAVLINSPFETEKAKALEVFAENFKGNPLVMDQWFSVQAGSPLPGGLARVKALMEHPAFNIKNPNKVRALVGAFAGQNLINFHAADGSGYRFLADLVIQLNGFNPQIAARQLAPLTRWRKYDNARQALMKAELERILASGGLSADVFEVVSKSLA, translated from the coding sequence ATGCGCACCGAACAACCGAAGATGATTTACCTGAAGGACTATCAGGCGCCCGAGTACCTGATCGACGAGACGCACCTGACCTTCGAGTTGTTCGAGGACCACAGCCTGGTCCATGCGCAACTGGTGATGCGCCGCAACCCCGAGCGCGGTGCCGGCCTGCCGCCCCTGGTGCTCGATGGCCAGCATCTCGAACTGCTCTCGATCAAGCTCGATGACACCGACCTCAATCCGCTCGACTATCAGTTGGACGGCAGCCACCTGACCCTGCAACCCAAGGCCCCGGCCTTCACGGTGGACACCACTGTCAGGATCCACCCGGAAACCAACACCGCCCTGGAAGGCTTGTACAAGTCCGGCAGCATGTTCTGCACCCAGTGCGAGGCCGAAGGTTTCCGCAAGATCACCTATTACCTCGACCGCCCGGATGTGATGAGCACGTTCACCACCACGGTGGTGGCCGAGCAGCACAGCTATCCGGTGTTGCTGTCCAACGGCAACCCGATCGCCAGCGGTCCCGGCGAAGATGGCCGGCACTGGGCGACCTGGGAAGATCCGTTCAAGAAACCCGCCTACCTGTTTGCCCTGGTGGCCGGTGATCTGTGGTGCGTCGAAGACACCTTCACCACCATGACCGAGCGCACCGTTGCGCTGCGCATCTATGTCGAGCCGGAAAACATCGACAAGTGCCAGCACGCCATGACCAGCCTGAAGAAGTCGATGCGCTGGGATGAGGAGGTCTATGGGCGTGAGTATGACCTGGACATCTTCATGATTGTCGCGGTCAACGACTTCAACATGGGCGCCATGGAAAACAAGGGCCTGAACATCTTCAACTCCAGCGCCGTGCTGGCCCGCGCCGAAACCGCCACCGATGCCGCGCACCAGCGGGTCGAGGCGATCGTTGCCCACGAGTATTTCCATAACTGGTCGGGCAACCGCGTGACGTGCCGTGACTGGTTCCAGTTGTCCCTCAAGGAAGGCTTCACTGTGTTCCGCGACGCCGGTTTTTCGGCTGACATGAACTCGGCCACGGTCAAGCGTATCCAGGACGTGGCGTACCTGCGCACTCACCAGTTTGCCGAAGACGCTGGCCCCATGGCTCACCCGGTGCGCCCGGACAGCTTCATCGAGATTTCCAACTTCTACACCCTGACCGTGTACGAAAAGGGGTCGGAAGTGGTCGGCATGATCCACACCTTGTTGGGGGCCGAGGGCTTTCGCAAGGGCAGTGACCTGTATTTCGAGCGCCACGACGGCCAGGCGGTGACCTGCGATGATTTCATCAAGGCCATGGAGGATGCCAACGGCGTCGATCTGACCCAGTTCAAACGCTGGTACAGCCAGGCCGGCACGCCACGGCTGGCGGTGAGCGAATCCTACGACGCTGCGGCCCGGACCTATAGCCTGACGTTCAGCCAGAGCTGCCCGCCGACCCCGGACAAGATGGAAAAACTGCCATTCGTGATTCCCGTGGAGCTGGGTTTGCTGGACAGCAAGGGCAACGAGATATCTCTGCGCCTGGCCGGCGAAGCGGCGGCAAACGGCACGTCCCGGGTGATCTCGGTGACCGAAGCCGAGCAGACCTTCACCTTTGTCGACATCGCCGAAAAGCCGTTGCCGTCGTTGTTGCGTGGCTTCTCGGCGCCGGTGAAGCTGAGCTTCCCGTACGATCGGGACCACTTGATGTTCCTGATGCAGCATGACAGCGACGGCTTCAACCGCTGGGATGCCGGTCAGCAGTTGTCGGTGCAGGTGCTGCAGGACCTGATCGCCCAGCATCAGAAAGGCGAAAACCTGGTGCTGGACCCGCGTCTGGTCAGCGCGTTGCGTAGCGTGCTGTCGGACGAATCCCTGGATCAGGCCATGGTCGCGGAAATGCTCTCGCTGCCAAGCGAGGCTTATCTGACGGAAATCAGTGAAGTGGCCGACGTGGAGGCGATCCATGCCGCCCGGGAATTCGCCCGTCAGCAACTGGCGGACAACCTGTTCGAAGCCCTGTGGCTGCGCTATGAAGCCAACCGCGACCTGTCCAAGCGCACGCCGTATGTGGCCGAGGCCGAGCATTTCGCCCGGCGCGCCTTGCAGAACATCGCGCTGTCGTACCTGATGCTCACCGACAAGCCGGAAGTGCTCAGTGCCACCCTGGAGCAGTTCGACTCCGCCGACAACATGACCGAGCGGCTCACGGCCCTGGCGGTGCTGATCAACTCGCCATTCGAAACCGAGAAGGCCAAGGCCCTGGAAGTGTTCGCGGAAAACTTCAAGGGCAACCCGTTGGTCATGGATCAATGGTTCAGTGTCCAGGCCGGCAGCCCGTTGCCGGGCGGCCTGGCGCGGGTCAAGGCCTTGATGGAACACCCGGCGTTCAATATCAAGAACCCGAACAAGGTTCGCGCGTTGGTGGGGGCGTTCGCCGGGCAGAACCTGATCAACTTCCACGCGGCCGACGGTTCAGGTTATCGCTTCCTGGCGGATCTGGTGATCCAGCTCAATGGCTTCAACCCGCAGATCGCCGCACGGCAACTGGCGCCGCTGACCCGCTGGCGCAAATACGACAACGCCCGCCAGGCGCTGATGAAAGCCGAGCTGGAGCGCATCCTGGCGTCCGGCGGGCTGTCGGCCGATGTGTTTGAAGTGGTGAGCAAGAGCCTGGCGTGA